The following coding sequences lie in one Nitrospirota bacterium genomic window:
- a CDS encoding EAL domain-containing protein, with product MAWFYTRQKIEKESRAIFEDQVNQTTRLIDLHIQDYIDTLYDLRGLFRVSGDISLEQWNRYIQSLDLERRLPGIVDVTFARTISGKEKKNFETHIQQIYHNKTLTVHPAGNREKYFPTLYATSFQKENTRKLGFDLGGDLVRLSALDRAIASGKAAATGKLTLQITQKPGFAIRIPVFKNDLPRGTGDEKRAALLGFISFSLSVDNMMGSIFEENNSREVDFEIYDNGPVEKEPSRNLNLDSARFFYDRDGVLHMSDPLYQRRYQKTVFLGVAGEEWLIYFSTPSDFNTGLEARFPLFILLSGTIISFLVFGMTWSAANSQARAEELAMKMTVELKESEGKFRSISQTARDAIISTDLSGKVVYVNDEAVRLSGYSSEEIVGKYYDILISERLRGSRAIILEKHLFTKKARRSGKVIETTAMRKDQTEFPVELSLGRWKIAGQSFFTAIARDITNRKKSEKVIKEKNSFVQLLYIITVAANESASLEEALQICVDAVCQHTGWPMGHVYLTKNDNGGNVMIPSNIWHFDNPLQFTGFRRMTENTILRPGEGLPGKVLEDRAPLWMVLPLPLNQFPRGLSAEASGIKTCFAFPLLVEQEVVAVLEFFSREKVSPDESVLEAMTHIGTQLGRIVERKRAKERMSFMATHDPLTQIPNRTIFSDRLANAIANAKRSLKSVAVVFIDLDRFKRINDTLGHTLGDVAIQAVAQRLKSNVRISDTVSRWGGDEFTLIFENLARVKDARKLCQKIVEGLAKPFEVGGHECFITASVGVSLFPHDGETEEILLRHADTAMYRAKERGRNNFQFFSQEMSSDSSDKLVLENQLRHAIDRKEFVLYYQPVLDCQTGRITGAEALIRWKHPVLGIIPPGTFIPLAEETGLIIPMSEWVIQTACAQNKAWQETGLPPIRVATNVTALYFQLPGMVEKIRNILKETDLAPQYLELELTESVLMHQKEETIINLNKLHDMGIDISIDDFGTGYSSLSYLKRFPINSLKIDRSFVMEVTTNPDDAAIAWAIIAMAKSLKLKVIAEAVETADQLAFLKSHACDEFQGFLFSPAVPPEAFINLVKANNASVFL from the coding sequence TTGGCCTGGTTTTATACCCGTCAAAAAATCGAAAAGGAATCGAGGGCCATTTTTGAGGACCAGGTGAATCAGACCACTCGTTTAATTGACCTCCATATCCAGGATTATATCGATACCCTCTACGACCTCCGGGGATTGTTTAGAGTATCCGGTGATATCAGCCTGGAACAATGGAACCGGTATATCCAATCTCTTGATTTGGAACGTCGGCTTCCGGGAATTGTGGATGTGACGTTTGCCCGGACTATCTCCGGAAAGGAAAAAAAGAATTTTGAAACCCATATTCAACAGATCTACCACAACAAAACGCTAACGGTCCATCCGGCAGGAAACCGGGAAAAATACTTTCCCACACTATATGCCACCTCTTTTCAAAAAGAAAATACAAGGAAACTCGGTTTCGATCTCGGCGGCGACCTGGTTCGTCTCTCCGCGCTCGACCGGGCCATCGCGTCGGGAAAAGCCGCCGCGACCGGTAAATTAACTTTGCAGATCACCCAAAAACCCGGGTTTGCAATCCGTATTCCAGTCTTCAAAAACGATTTGCCCCGCGGCACCGGGGACGAAAAAAGAGCCGCGCTTTTAGGTTTTATTTCTTTTTCACTTTCCGTTGACAATATGATGGGGTCGATTTTCGAGGAGAATAACAGCCGGGAAGTCGATTTTGAAATCTATGACAACGGTCCTGTTGAAAAAGAGCCTTCCCGGAACTTAAATCTTGACAGCGCCCGTTTCTTCTATGATCGGGACGGTGTCTTGCATATGAGTGACCCTCTTTATCAACGCCGCTATCAAAAGACTGTTTTTCTGGGTGTTGCCGGGGAAGAGTGGCTGATCTATTTTTCAACCCCTTCTGATTTTAATACCGGGCTAGAAGCAAGGTTCCCTCTTTTTATTTTACTGTCGGGCACGATAATCAGCTTTCTGGTCTTTGGCATGACCTGGTCAGCGGCCAATTCTCAAGCCCGGGCTGAAGAGCTGGCAATGAAGATGACGGTGGAGTTGAAAGAGAGCGAAGGGAAATTTCGGTCCATCTCCCAAACTGCCAGGGATGCCATTATTTCAACAGACCTTTCCGGTAAAGTTGTTTATGTCAATGATGAGGCCGTGCGCCTTTCAGGTTATTCTTCAGAGGAAATTGTCGGGAAATATTACGATATCTTGATTTCCGAACGACTTAGGGGAAGCCGGGCGATTATCTTGGAAAAACATCTTTTTACTAAAAAGGCGCGCAGGAGCGGTAAGGTCATTGAAACGACCGCGATGAGAAAAGATCAGACCGAATTTCCGGTGGAACTATCTCTGGGTAGATGGAAAATCGCAGGGCAATCGTTTTTCACGGCGATTGCGAGAGATATTACCAATCGTAAAAAATCAGAAAAGGTGATCAAAGAGAAAAATTCCTTCGTCCAGCTTTTATATATCATTACCGTTGCGGCAAATGAATCTGCGTCCCTTGAAGAAGCCTTGCAAATCTGTGTGGATGCGGTCTGTCAGCATACCGGCTGGCCCATGGGCCATGTTTATTTAACCAAAAACGACAACGGTGGCAACGTGATGATCCCATCTAATATTTGGCATTTTGACAACCCTTTGCAATTCACCGGATTCCGCCGGATGACCGAAAACACCATCCTCAGACCGGGGGAAGGGCTGCCGGGAAAAGTTCTGGAAGATAGAGCTCCTCTATGGATGGTTCTACCCTTGCCTTTGAATCAATTTCCCCGGGGTCTGTCTGCGGAGGCCTCGGGAATTAAAACCTGTTTTGCGTTCCCCTTGTTGGTTGAGCAAGAGGTTGTGGCGGTATTGGAATTCTTTTCCAGAGAAAAGGTGTCCCCGGATGAATCGGTGTTGGAAGCCATGACGCATATCGGAACCCAGCTGGGACGGATTGTGGAAAGAAAAAGAGCCAAAGAGCGGATGAGTTTTATGGCGACCCACGATCCCCTGACCCAAATCCCCAACAGAACGATTTTTTCAGACCGCCTGGCTAACGCCATTGCCAACGCTAAACGAAGCCTGAAATCAGTTGCCGTTGTTTTTATCGATTTAGACCGTTTTAAACGGATTAATGACACCCTGGGTCATACGCTGGGGGATGTGGCGATTCAGGCGGTGGCCCAAAGGTTGAAGAGCAATGTCAGAATTAGCGATACGGTTTCCCGCTGGGGAGGAGATGAATTCACCCTTATTTTTGAAAATCTTGCCAGGGTGAAAGACGCGAGAAAACTCTGCCAAAAGATCGTAGAAGGGCTTGCGAAACCTTTTGAGGTGGGCGGCCACGAATGTTTTATAACGGCCAGTGTCGGAGTCAGTCTTTTTCCTCACGACGGGGAGACCGAAGAAATTCTCCTCAGACACGCCGATACCGCCATGTACCGGGCCAAAGAAAGGGGAAGAAATAATTTTCAGTTTTTCTCGCAGGAAATGAGCTCGGACTCCTCAGACAAACTGGTTTTAGAAAATCAACTTCGCCACGCCATTGATCGGAAAGAATTTGTTTTATATTATCAACCGGTTCTGGATTGCCAAACCGGCCGGATAACCGGCGCCGAGGCGTTGATCCGTTGGAAGCATCCTGTGTTAGGAATAATTCCGCCCGGAACGTTCATTCCTCTGGCCGAAGAAACAGGGTTGATTATTCCGATGAGTGAATGGGTCATACAAACGGCCTGCGCGCAAAACAAAGCCTGGCAGGAGACGGGGTTGCCCCCGATACGCGTGGCTACAAACGTCACCGCGCTCTATTTTCAACTCCCCGGGATGGTTGAAAAAATAAGGAATATTCTGAAGGAGACGGATCTCGCTCCGCAATATCTTGAATTGGAGTTAACGGAGAGTGTCTTGATGCATCAAAAGGAAGAAACCATAATCAATCTGAATAAATTGCACGATATGGGAATCGATATTTCAATCGATGATTTCGGAACCGGTTATTCATCCCTCAGTTACCTTAAGCGGTTTCCGATCAATTCCTTAAAAATTGACCGCTCATTTGTGATGGAAGTGACCACCAACCCTGACGACGCGGCCATCGCGTGGGCGATCATTGCCATGGCCAAAAGCTTAAAACTCAAAGTCATCGCTGAAGCGGTGGAAACCGCCGATCAACTCGCCTTCTTAAAAAGTCACGCCTGTGACGAATTCCAGGGATTTTTGTTTAGTCCCGCGGTTCCGCCGGAAGCGTTTATCAACCTTGTTAAGGCCAATAACGCCTCAGTTTTCCTTTAG